The following are from one region of the Gossypium hirsutum isolate 1008001.06 chromosome D03, Gossypium_hirsutum_v2.1, whole genome shotgun sequence genome:
- the LOC107950924 gene encoding uncharacterized protein, whose product MANVCCSIEMEPRTLNQGQLNHAREMAADVAQKMDPKEASASFIEGIGLMTSGGEIKEVVTELTLTDDEEKEVGVQNIMERPCQCSCKINNIESPDPDFSVKEGAC is encoded by the exons ATGGCTAATGTTTGTTGTTCCATTGAAATGGAGCCTAGAACTTTGAATCAAGGCCAACTCAACCATGCTAGG GAAATGGCTGCAGATGTAGCTCAGAAGATGGACCCAAAGGAAGCTTCAGCCAGTTTCATTGAG GGAATTGGATTGATGACTTCAGGTGGTGAAATAAAGGAAGTGGTGACTGAGCTGACACTGACAGATGATGAAGAAAAAGAAGTTGGAGTTCAAAACATTATGGAAAGACCTTGTCAATGTTCATGCAAAATTAACAACATTGAATCTCCAGATCCCGACTTTAGTGTTAAGGAAGGAGCCTGTTAa